From a region of the Pseudomonas fulva 12-X genome:
- a CDS encoding peroxiredoxin: protein MAIAIDSPVPDFSAPATGGDFNLAAHKGKQLVIYFYPKDNTPGCTTQGQGFRDAHEAFAAANTVIVGVSRDSLKTHENFKAKQGFPFELISDKDESVCGLFDVIKLKKLYGKEYLGIDRSTFLLDNNGVLREEWRGVKVPGHVDEVLAAAQALNKA, encoded by the coding sequence ATGGCCATCGCTATCGATTCCCCCGTTCCCGACTTCAGCGCGCCGGCCACCGGCGGTGATTTCAACCTGGCCGCCCACAAGGGCAAGCAGCTGGTGATCTACTTCTACCCGAAGGACAACACCCCAGGCTGCACCACCCAGGGCCAGGGTTTTCGCGATGCCCATGAGGCCTTCGCCGCCGCCAACACGGTGATCGTCGGGGTATCGCGCGACAGCTTGAAAACCCACGAGAACTTCAAGGCCAAGCAGGGCTTTCCCTTCGAACTGATCTCGGACAAGGACGAAAGCGTCTGCGGCCTGTTCGACGTGATCAAACTGAAGAAGCTCTATGGCAAGGAATACCTGGGCATCGACCGCAGCACCTTTCTGCTCGACAACAACGGCGTGCTGCGCGAGGAATGGCGCGGGGTGAAAGTGCCCGGCCATGTCGACGAAGTGCTGGCCGCCGCCCAGGCCCTGAACAAAGCCTGA
- a CDS encoding glycine cleavage system protein R, producing MSTPPVREQFLVISALGSNAMELTNVLCRAAHENRCAVISTRLSRHGELSALVLQVSGNWDALARLEAGLPALAKKHEFTANVIRSAAQEVRPQALPYVAYVSSVYRPDILNELCQFFIDHRVELEALTCDTYQAPQTGGTMLNATLTVTLPAGTQISWLRDQFLDFADALNLDALIEPWRPQNP from the coding sequence ATGTCCACCCCCCCAGTTCGCGAACAATTCCTCGTCATCAGTGCACTTGGCAGCAACGCCATGGAGCTGACCAATGTGCTGTGCCGGGCCGCCCATGAAAACCGCTGCGCGGTGATCAGCACCCGCCTGAGCCGCCACGGCGAACTCAGTGCTCTGGTGCTGCAGGTGTCGGGCAACTGGGACGCCCTGGCGCGACTGGAAGCCGGCCTGCCGGCGCTGGCCAAGAAGCACGAGTTCACCGCCAACGTGATCCGCAGCGCCGCCCAGGAAGTTCGCCCCCAGGCGCTGCCTTACGTGGCTTACGTCAGCTCGGTGTACCGACCCGACATCCTCAACGAACTGTGCCAGTTCTTCATCGACCACCGCGTCGAGCTCGAAGCACTGACCTGCGACACCTACCAGGCACCGCAGACCGGCGGCACCATGCTCAACGCCACCCTGACCGTCACCCTGCCCGCGGGCACCCAGATCAGCTGGCTGCGCGACCAGTTCCTGGACTTCGCCGACGCACTGAACCTGGACGCCCTGATCGAACCCTGGCGCCCCCAGAATCCATAA
- the dapA gene encoding 4-hydroxy-tetrahydrodipicolinate synthase: MIAGSMVALVTPMDAQGNLDWEALSKLVDFHLQEGTHAIVAVGTTGESATLDVNEHIEVIRRVVDQVAGRIPVIAGTGANSTREAVELTQNAKSAGADACLLVTPYYNRPTQEGLYLHFRHIAEAVAIPQILYNVPGRTACDMLPETVERLSKVDNIIGIKEATGDLQRARDILDRVGSNFSLYSGDDPTAVELILLGGKGNISVTANVAPRAMSDMCTAAMRGEAAIARAINDRMMPLHKNLFIEANPIPVKWALNEMGMMADGIRLPLTWLSPRCHEPLRQALRQSGVLV; encoded by the coding sequence ATGATTGCGGGCAGTATGGTGGCACTGGTCACGCCCATGGATGCGCAGGGTAATCTCGACTGGGAGGCCCTGAGCAAACTGGTGGACTTCCACCTGCAAGAGGGCACCCATGCCATCGTCGCGGTCGGCACCACCGGCGAGTCGGCGACGCTCGATGTCAACGAGCACATCGAAGTGATCCGCCGCGTGGTGGATCAGGTTGCCGGGCGCATCCCGGTCATCGCCGGCACCGGCGCCAACTCCACCCGCGAAGCGGTCGAGCTGACCCAGAACGCCAAGAGTGCCGGCGCCGACGCCTGTCTGCTGGTCACCCCGTACTACAACCGGCCGACCCAGGAAGGCCTGTACCTGCACTTCCGCCATATCGCCGAAGCCGTGGCCATCCCGCAGATTCTCTACAACGTGCCGGGCCGTACCGCCTGCGACATGCTGCCGGAAACCGTCGAGCGTCTGTCCAAGGTCGACAACATCATCGGCATCAAGGAAGCCACCGGCGACCTGCAGCGTGCCCGCGACATCCTCGACCGCGTCGGCTCGAACTTCAGCCTGTATTCCGGTGACGACCCGACTGCGGTCGAGCTGATCCTGCTCGGTGGCAAAGGCAATATCTCGGTGACCGCCAACGTCGCACCGCGCGCCATGAGCGACATGTGCACCGCCGCCATGCGCGGTGAGGCGGCGATCGCCCGGGCCATCAACGACCGTATGATGCCCCTGCACAAGAACCTGTTCATCGAAGCCAATCCGATTCCGGTGAAGTGGGCCCTGAATGAAATGGGCATGATGGCCGACGGCATTCGCCTGCCGCTGACCTGGTTGAGCCCCCGTTGTCACGAACCGCTGCGTCAGGCCCTGCGCCAGTCCGGTGTATTGGTCTAA
- the bamC gene encoding outer membrane protein assembly factor BamC has product MKRLAGLSALALIITSTSGCGWIWGENGYFRDRGSDYLSARQTAPMKLPADVEAKRLDPLLPVPQQIRDSDVQGEYEVPRPQALTVAANVSDFSLQNSGDSSWLVAQRVPAEVWPGARQFFEDGGFRIVDERPQTGEFSTDWQRFDALSSSMQSRLTGRVGGLDSNTETRVHVRLEPGVQRNTSEIFVVSAQRPAGSNADVPFTERSVNKTLDAALLDELQASLTRSVEQGGSVSLLAGRDFDAPNRVALSQDGNGNPILNLSTDFDRAWSGVGRSLRMADLRVDDINRTLGVYYVNLAEGPQRNNEKPGFFKRMFGGSEDKAAIEARAERYQVRLTAVGDTVQVTVEKDINTVAPADVARKVLDMIQENLG; this is encoded by the coding sequence ATGAAGCGACTGGCCGGACTTTCCGCACTTGCCCTGATCATCACCAGCACCAGTGGTTGTGGCTGGATCTGGGGCGAAAATGGCTACTTCCGCGACCGCGGTAGTGACTACCTGAGCGCGCGTCAAACCGCGCCGATGAAGCTGCCGGCCGACGTCGAAGCCAAGCGCCTCGACCCGCTGCTGCCGGTTCCCCAGCAGATTCGCGACAGCGATGTGCAGGGCGAATACGAAGTGCCGCGTCCGCAGGCACTCACCGTCGCCGCGAACGTCAGCGACTTCAGCCTGCAGAACAGCGGCGACTCCAGCTGGCTGGTTGCCCAGCGTGTACCGGCCGAAGTATGGCCAGGCGCGCGGCAGTTCTTCGAAGACGGCGGTTTCCGCATCGTCGACGAGCGTCCGCAGACCGGTGAATTCAGTACCGACTGGCAGCGTTTCGACGCTCTGTCCAGCAGCATGCAGAGCCGCCTGACCGGCCGAGTCGGCGGTCTGGACAGCAACACCGAAACCCGCGTGCACGTACGCCTCGAGCCTGGCGTGCAGCGCAATACCAGCGAAATCTTCGTGGTCAGCGCCCAGCGTCCGGCCGGCAGTAATGCCGACGTACCTTTCACCGAGCGCAGCGTCAACAAGACCCTGGATGCCGCACTGCTCGACGAGCTGCAGGCCAGCCTGACTCGCAGCGTGGAGCAGGGCGGTTCGGTTTCTCTGCTCGCCGGGCGCGACTTCGATGCGCCGAACCGCGTAGCGCTGTCGCAGGATGGCAACGGCAACCCGATCCTCAACCTGAGCACCGACTTCGACCGGGCCTGGTCCGGCGTCGGCCGCTCGCTGCGCATGGCTGACCTGCGCGTCGACGATATCAACCGTACCCTGGGCGTGTACTACGTCAACCTGGCCGAAGGCCCGCAGCGCAACAACGAGAAGCCGGGCTTCTTCAAGCGCATGTTCGGCGGCTCGGAAGACAAGGCTGCCATCGAGGCGCGCGCCGAACGTTATCAGGTGCGCCTGACCGCCGTTGGCGACACCGTGCAGGTGACCGTCGAGAAGGACATCAACACCGTGGCGCCGGCCGATGTGGCCCGCAAGGTGCTTGATATGATCCAGGAGAACCTCGGCTAG
- a CDS encoding phosphoribosylaminoimidazolesuccinocarboxamide synthase encodes MSTPSLSLKKIYSGKVRDLYEIDDKRMLMVATDRLSAFDVILEQPIPDKGKILTAISNFWFDKLAHVVPNHFTGDRVEDVVPAAELPLVEGRAVVAKRLKPVAVEAIVRGYIVGSGWKEYQKSGTVCGIALPVGLKEAAKLPEPIFTPSTKAAVGDHDENISFAQCEAIIGAELAAKVRDTSIALYKAAVEYAATRGIIIADTKFEFGLDEDGTLTLMDEVLTPDSSRFWPADSYAEGTNPPSFDKQFVRNWLESTGWNKEPPAPAVPADVAQKTADKYREALTRLTA; translated from the coding sequence ATGAGCACACCTTCCCTGAGCCTGAAAAAGATCTATTCGGGCAAAGTCCGCGACCTCTACGAGATCGACGACAAGCGCATGCTGATGGTCGCCACCGATCGCCTGTCGGCCTTCGACGTGATCCTCGAACAGCCGATTCCGGACAAGGGCAAGATCCTCACCGCCATCTCCAACTTCTGGTTCGACAAGCTCGCTCACGTGGTGCCCAACCACTTCACCGGTGATCGCGTCGAAGACGTGGTGCCGGCTGCCGAGCTGCCGCTGGTCGAGGGTCGCGCCGTGGTCGCCAAACGCCTCAAGCCAGTCGCTGTGGAAGCCATCGTGCGCGGCTACATCGTCGGCTCCGGCTGGAAGGAATACCAGAAGAGCGGCACCGTGTGCGGCATCGCGCTGCCGGTCGGCCTGAAGGAAGCGGCCAAGCTGCCCGAGCCGATCTTCACGCCGTCGACCAAGGCCGCCGTGGGCGACCATGACGAGAACATCAGCTTCGCCCAGTGCGAAGCGATCATCGGCGCCGAGCTGGCCGCCAAGGTGCGCGACACCTCCATCGCCCTGTACAAGGCAGCGGTGGAATACGCCGCCACCCGCGGCATCATCATCGCCGATACCAAGTTCGAATTCGGCCTCGATGAAGACGGCACCCTGACCTTGATGGACGAGGTGCTGACGCCTGATTCCAGCCGCTTCTGGCCTGCCGACAGCTACGCCGAAGGCACCAACCCGCCGAGCTTCGACAAGCAGTTCGTGCGCAACTGGCTGGAGTCCACCGGCTGGAACAAGGAGCCGCCGGCCCCGGCCGTACCGGCCGATGTCGCCCAGAAGACCGCCGACAAGTACCGCGAAGCGCTGACCCGGCTCACCGCCTGA
- a CDS encoding recombinase family protein: protein MNQLLESEQDQESGPRYLGYARASETANLISQLFDLELAGCNRLVSEQTKNNWRNRPELTRLLSELGSGDVLTVTKLDRLARSTRELLEIAERIHISGAGLRSLSEPWADTTTENGLTVLAVFAGIVEFERSLILERTKDGREAAKARGVKFGAKPTLTNEQIDEAKRLIGQEGQSVEQAAKALNVHRSTLYRALRRVKK from the coding sequence ATGAACCAATTGCTGGAGTCGGAACAGGATCAGGAAAGCGGGCCACGTTATCTCGGTTACGCGCGTGCCAGTGAAACTGCCAATCTGATCAGCCAGCTTTTCGATCTGGAGCTGGCGGGCTGCAACCGGCTGGTGTCCGAGCAGACCAAGAACAACTGGCGCAATCGCCCCGAACTGACCCGCCTGCTCAGCGAACTGGGCTCTGGCGACGTGCTCACCGTCACCAAGCTCGATCGCCTGGCACGCAGCACTCGGGAGCTTTTGGAAATCGCCGAACGCATTCATATCAGCGGCGCGGGCCTGCGCAGCCTGTCCGAACCTTGGGCGGACACCACCACCGAAAATGGCCTGACCGTGCTGGCAGTTTTTGCCGGCATCGTCGAATTCGAGCGCTCACTGATTCTTGAACGAACCAAGGACGGCCGCGAGGCCGCCAAGGCGCGCGGCGTGAAATTCGGCGCCAAACCGACGCTGACCAACGAGCAGATCGACGAGGCGAAACGGCTGATCGGTCAGGAGGGGCAGTCGGTCGAGCAGGCGGCCAAGGCGCTTAACGTGCATCGTTCTACGCTCTATCGGGCGTTGCGGCGGGTGAAGAAGTAG
- the putA gene encoding bifunctional proline dehydrogenase/L-glutamate gamma-semialdehyde dehydrogenase PutA gives MFKASQVLQPEFLAQVSAARAADFFPAISANYNVDETAYLEELLKLADPGAAGIESIRQQARSLIQDVRGRDNAVDTLDALLRQYSLDTQEGLMLMCLAEALLRVPDASTADALIRDKLSAAEWERHLGKSDNVLVNFAAWGLVMTGKVVDPQAADGRPKKVLGRLIQRSGEPVIRAAMNQAMKLMGKQFVLGRTISEALKNGRPEREKGYTYSFDMLGEAALTAEDAEKYMADYRKAIDTVGAEPQVGPGPKPSISIKLSALHPRYEVAQRERVLSELFANVRELAIRARKLNVGISVDAEEADRLELSMELYEKLLRDPAIAGWGEFGLVIQAYSKRCLPVLVWLTLLGKELGEKMPLRLVKGAYWDSEIKQCQVWGLDGYPVFTRKEGTDTSYLACARYLLSDFTRGVIYPQFASHNAHTVSCILAMAAEQASPREFEFQRLHGMGDALYDTVLETHRKTVRIYAPVGAHKDLLPYLVRRLLENGANSSFVHQLVDPSVPVESLIDHPVTQLRKFASLANNKIPLPPALYGATRKNSQGINMNIQKSLTELENAYRPQLDRQWQAAPVINGQTLSGTAQEVRCPYDLNKVVGTAQFATAAQAAQALDGLSAAWPNWNATTIDARASVLERLADLLEKHRAELMALCTVEAGKSMQDGIDEVREAVDFCRYYAQQARLKLGREELKGPTGERNELFHEGRGIFVCVSPWNFPLAIYLGQITAALVAGNVVLAKPAEQTSLIAARALELMFEAGLPKDVIAFLPGDGATLGGVFCRDPRVAGVCFTGSTDTARIINRQLAEKDGMIATLIAETGGQNAMIVDSTALPEQVVKDAVGSAFTSAGQRCSALRVLYVQRDIADRVIDLLKGAMAELKIGPTHLRENDIGPVIDAEAREGLLAHINQLKGEGKLIAEAAVAGDLNGHFVAPVAFEIGGIHELKKEQFGPVLHVVRYDAADLEKVVAAINGTGYGLTLGIHSRNEETAARIEALARVGNLYVNRNQIGAVVGVQPFGGCGLSGTGPKAGGPSYLLRFVNERTTSVNTTAVGGNASLLSLGDE, from the coding sequence ATGTTCAAAGCCAGCCAGGTCTTGCAGCCGGAGTTTCTCGCGCAGGTTTCCGCTGCCAGGGCTGCCGATTTTTTCCCCGCCATCAGCGCCAACTACAACGTCGACGAAACCGCGTACCTCGAGGAGCTGCTCAAGCTCGCCGATCCCGGTGCCGCTGGTATCGAGAGCATTCGTCAGCAGGCGCGCAGCCTGATTCAGGACGTGCGCGGCCGTGACAACGCGGTCGATACCCTCGACGCACTGCTGCGCCAGTACAGCCTGGATACCCAGGAAGGCCTGATGCTGATGTGCCTGGCCGAGGCGCTGTTGCGCGTGCCGGATGCCAGCACCGCCGATGCGCTGATTCGCGACAAGCTCAGCGCCGCCGAGTGGGAGCGGCACCTGGGCAAGAGCGATAACGTGCTGGTCAACTTCGCGGCCTGGGGCCTGGTGATGACCGGCAAGGTGGTCGACCCGCAAGCCGCCGACGGGCGCCCGAAGAAGGTGCTTGGTCGCCTCATTCAGCGTTCCGGCGAGCCGGTGATTCGCGCGGCGATGAACCAGGCCATGAAGCTGATGGGCAAGCAGTTCGTGCTCGGTCGCACCATCAGCGAGGCGCTGAAGAACGGTCGCCCGGAGCGCGAGAAGGGCTACACCTATTCGTTCGACATGCTTGGCGAAGCGGCCCTGACCGCCGAAGACGCCGAGAAATACATGGCCGACTACCGCAAGGCCATCGACACCGTCGGCGCCGAGCCCCAGGTCGGCCCAGGCCCGAAGCCGTCGATTTCGATCAAGCTCTCCGCACTGCACCCGCGTTACGAAGTGGCCCAGCGCGAGCGCGTGCTCAGCGAGCTCTTCGCCAACGTGCGCGAGCTGGCGATCCGTGCGCGCAAGCTCAACGTCGGCATCTCGGTGGACGCCGAAGAGGCGGACCGCCTCGAGCTGTCCATGGAACTGTACGAAAAGCTGCTGCGAGATCCGGCCATTGCCGGCTGGGGCGAGTTCGGCCTGGTCATCCAGGCTTATTCCAAACGCTGCCTGCCGGTGCTGGTGTGGCTGACCCTGCTGGGCAAGGAGCTCGGCGAGAAGATGCCGCTGCGCCTGGTCAAGGGCGCCTACTGGGACAGCGAGATCAAGCAGTGCCAGGTGTGGGGCCTCGACGGCTATCCGGTATTCACCCGCAAGGAAGGTACCGATACCTCGTATCTGGCCTGCGCGCGCTACCTGCTCAGCGATTTCACCCGCGGCGTGATCTACCCGCAGTTCGCCAGCCATAACGCCCATACCGTCAGTTGCATCCTGGCCATGGCCGCCGAGCAGGCGTCGCCGCGCGAGTTCGAATTCCAGCGCCTGCACGGCATGGGCGACGCGCTGTACGACACTGTGCTGGAGACGCACCGCAAGACCGTGCGTATCTACGCCCCGGTCGGTGCCCACAAGGACCTGCTGCCGTACCTGGTGCGGCGCCTGCTGGAGAACGGCGCCAACTCGTCGTTCGTGCACCAGCTGGTCGACCCGAGCGTGCCGGTCGAGTCGTTGATCGATCACCCGGTCACCCAGCTGCGCAAGTTCGCCAGCCTCGCCAATAACAAAATCCCGCTGCCGCCTGCGCTGTACGGGGCCACACGGAAAAACTCCCAGGGCATCAACATGAACATCCAGAAATCGCTGACCGAACTCGAAAACGCCTACCGTCCGCAGCTGGATCGCCAGTGGCAGGCCGCGCCGGTGATCAACGGCCAGACCCTGAGCGGCACCGCCCAGGAGGTTCGCTGCCCGTATGATCTGAACAAGGTGGTCGGCACCGCCCAGTTCGCCACCGCCGCCCAGGCCGCCCAAGCGTTGGATGGCCTGAGCGCTGCCTGGCCGAACTGGAACGCCACCACCATCGACGCCCGTGCCAGCGTGCTCGAGCGCCTGGCCGACCTGCTGGAAAAACACCGTGCCGAGCTGATGGCGCTGTGCACCGTGGAAGCCGGCAAGTCCATGCAGGACGGCATCGACGAAGTACGCGAGGCGGTGGACTTCTGCCGTTACTACGCCCAGCAGGCGCGCCTGAAACTGGGCCGCGAAGAACTCAAGGGCCCGACCGGCGAGCGCAACGAGCTGTTCCATGAAGGCCGCGGCATCTTCGTCTGCGTCAGCCCGTGGAACTTCCCGCTGGCCATCTACCTCGGTCAGATCACTGCTGCCCTGGTGGCCGGCAACGTGGTGCTGGCCAAACCGGCCGAGCAGACCAGCCTGATCGCTGCCCGCGCCCTGGAACTGATGTTCGAAGCCGGCCTGCCGAAAGACGTGATCGCCTTCCTGCCGGGCGACGGTGCGACCCTGGGCGGCGTGTTCTGCCGCGACCCGCGCGTGGCCGGCGTGTGCTTTACCGGCTCCACTGACACGGCGCGCATCATCAACCGCCAGCTGGCCGAGAAGGACGGCATGATCGCCACCCTGATCGCCGAGACCGGCGGCCAGAACGCGATGATCGTCGACTCCACCGCGCTGCCCGAGCAGGTGGTCAAGGATGCCGTCGGCTCGGCCTTCACCAGCGCCGGCCAGCGTTGCTCGGCCCTGCGCGTGCTGTACGTGCAGCGTGACATCGCCGACCGCGTGATCGACCTGCTCAAGGGCGCCATGGCCGAACTGAAGATCGGCCCGACTCACCTGCGTGAGAACGACATCGGCCCGGTGATCGATGCCGAGGCCCGCGAAGGCCTGCTGGCGCATATCAACCAGCTGAAAGGCGAGGGCAAGCTGATCGCCGAGGCTGCCGTGGCAGGCGACCTGAACGGTCATTTCGTCGCGCCGGTGGCCTTCGAGATCGGCGGCATTCACGAACTGAAGAAAGAACAGTTCGGCCCGGTGCTGCACGTGGTGCGCTATGACGCCGCCGATCTGGAGAAGGTGGTCGCGGCCATCAATGGCACCGGTTACGGATTGACCCTTGGCATTCACAGCCGAAACGAGGAAACTGCCGCCCGCATCGAAGCCCTGGCGCGTGTCGGCAACCTGTACGTGAACCGCAACCAGATCGGTGCGGTGGTCGGCGTGCAGCCGTTCGGCGGCTGCGGCCTGTCCGGTACCGGCCCGAAAGCCGGCGGCCCGAGCTACCTGCTGCGCTTCGTCAACGAGCGCACCACCTCGGTGAACACCACGGCGGTGGGCGGAAACGCCTCACTGCTGTCGCTGGGCGACGAGTAA
- the putP gene encoding sodium/proline symporter PutP, with protein MTASTPMLVTFVVYILAMVLIGFIAYRATKNFSDYILGGRSLGSFVTALSAGASDMSGWLLMGLPGAIFIAGISESWIAIGLILGAWLNWLFVAGRLRVHTEHNNNALTLPDFFTHRFEDNSKLLRIFSALVILVFFTIYCASGVVAGARLFESTFGLSYDVALWVGAAATIAYVFVGGFLAVSWTDTVQATMMIFALLITPVFVILSLGDFDAAMTTIEQANPANFDMFRGLSLVAIVSLLAWGLGYFGQPHILVRFMAADSVKSIPAARRIGMIWMILCLGGAVAVGFFGIAYFANNPALAGPVSDNSERVFIELTKILFNPWVAGIVLSAILAAVMSTLSCQLLVCSSALTEDFYKAFLRKGASEKELVWVGRLMVLLIAIVAIAIASNPDSKVLGLVSYAWAGFGAAFGPVVILSLVWKGMTRNGALAGMVVGAATVVLWKNFIGLGLYEIIPGFILATLAIVVFSKIGRPASPAMVKRFDEAEKEYQDAHI; from the coding sequence ATGACTGCAAGTACTCCCATGCTGGTCACCTTCGTGGTCTATATCCTGGCCATGGTGCTGATCGGTTTCATTGCCTACCGCGCGACCAAGAACTTCTCCGACTACATCCTCGGTGGTCGCAGCCTCGGCAGCTTCGTGACGGCGCTGTCCGCCGGTGCCTCGGACATGAGCGGCTGGCTGCTGATGGGCCTGCCGGGCGCCATCTTCATCGCCGGTATCTCGGAAAGCTGGATCGCCATCGGCCTGATCCTCGGCGCCTGGCTGAACTGGCTGTTCGTCGCCGGTCGCCTGCGTGTGCACACCGAGCACAACAACAACGCCCTGACCCTGCCGGACTTCTTCACCCATCGCTTCGAAGACAACAGCAAGCTGCTGCGCATCTTCTCGGCGCTGGTGATCCTGGTGTTCTTCACCATCTACTGCGCCTCGGGCGTGGTGGCCGGTGCGCGCCTGTTCGAATCCACCTTCGGCCTGAGCTACGACGTGGCTCTGTGGGTCGGTGCGGCGGCGACCATCGCCTATGTGTTCGTCGGCGGCTTCCTGGCGGTGAGCTGGACCGACACCGTGCAGGCCACCATGATGATCTTCGCGCTGCTGATCACACCGGTGTTCGTGATTCTCTCCCTGGGCGATTTCGATGCGGCGATGACCACCATCGAACAGGCCAACCCGGCCAACTTCGACATGTTCCGTGGCCTGTCCCTCGTCGCCATCGTGTCGCTGCTGGCCTGGGGGCTGGGCTATTTCGGCCAGCCGCACATCCTGGTGCGCTTCATGGCGGCCGACTCGGTCAAGTCGATCCCGGCGGCACGCCGCATCGGCATGATCTGGATGATCCTGTGCCTGGGCGGCGCCGTGGCCGTGGGCTTCTTCGGCATCGCCTACTTCGCCAACAACCCGGCCCTGGCCGGCCCGGTCAGCGATAACAGCGAGCGCGTGTTCATCGAGCTGACCAAGATCCTCTTCAACCCCTGGGTTGCTGGTATTGTACTGTCGGCCATTCTGGCAGCGGTGATGAGCACCCTGAGCTGCCAGCTGCTGGTGTGCTCCAGCGCCCTGACCGAAGACTTCTACAAGGCCTTCCTGCGCAAGGGTGCCAGCGAGAAGGAACTGGTGTGGGTCGGCCGCCTGATGGTGCTGCTGATCGCCATCGTCGCCATCGCCATCGCTTCCAACCCGGACAGCAAGGTGCTGGGCCTGGTGTCCTACGCCTGGGCCGGTTTCGGCGCGGCCTTCGGTCCGGTGGTGATCCTGTCGCTGGTCTGGAAAGGCATGACTCGCAACGGCGCCCTGGCCGGCATGGTGGTCGGTGCGGCCACCGTGGTGCTGTGGAAGAACTTCATCGGTCTGGGTCTGTACGAGATCATTCCGGGCTTCATCCTCGCCACCCTGGCCATCGTCGTGTTCAGCAAGATCGGTCGCCCGGCCTCGCCGGCGATGGTCAAGCGCTTCGACGAGGCCGAAAAGGAATACCAGGACGCGCATATCTGA
- a CDS encoding VF530 family DNA-binding protein: MTSSKDPLHGITLQTILTELVEQFGWDGLAQRIDIRCFKSDPSIKSSLTFLRKTPWAREKVEALYLKRKR; this comes from the coding sequence ATGACCTCATCCAAAGACCCGCTGCACGGCATCACCTTGCAGACCATCCTGACCGAACTGGTCGAGCAATTCGGCTGGGACGGCCTGGCCCAGCGCATCGACATCCGCTGCTTCAAGAGCGACCCGAGCATCAAGTCGAGCCTGACCTTTTTGCGGAAAACGCCGTGGGCGCGGGAGAAGGTGGAGGCGCTTTATCTGAAGCGCAAACGCTAA